A window of the Apostichopus japonicus isolate 1M-3 chromosome 8, ASM3797524v1, whole genome shotgun sequence genome harbors these coding sequences:
- the LOC139971030 gene encoding protein-cysteine N-palmitoyltransferase HHAT-like, whose protein sequence is MDTKQQQKRQSIKLEVFPLAQKSRGCQLHVLENCLYVGVVIGWVLYYAILETWRVSEANVFNLRRSGQLVAGWNIFQIFHQDVSCIPWKFWKEFLANSLLPFAVAYILLGQIVSLVNQKRKYYISVIISSVMIGVTVGWQFLAFIMAFTSMGFLVSLLKRPSLVWLFTLGEILLFGIATISKQWLQYVSHPGLALVCLGTSSFRLFSFGLEYCKQAGRFQDQKQRINFNFTDLLKYNFYFPVFVAGPLMSYDQFMLQLQKRRSNRFWLRFRTSIPDVVLCLSVILLVEIATHFFYFYGLAKSASIVKNMNPSTAAGIIFWCVLHQYLIYFVLYEYSAAIARFDDLELPRPPACVFSYFTFRDYWRLADRGMYNMVVKYIYIPFVQTTPTLMMKSLGALCCFGFMAAWHGGERHHLLWATLCWLGIQVEVFAVVLFEMRFLKRITVKVPPQLSRRIQGLFWCPVFLLLVVVHMLLILGSSTWDILYILASQNDYMTWTMGLLFLYCLIQLCISRQMSSKSHRV, encoded by the exons ATGGATACAAAGCAGCAACAAAAGAGGCAATCCATAAAGTTGGAGGTTTTTCCTTTGGCTCAGAAAAGTAGAGGCTGTCAGTTACACGTTCTGGAAAACTGCTTGTATGTGGGAGTAGTGATTGGATGGGTCCTTTACTATGCAATTTTGGAAACATGGAGAGTATCAGAAG CTAATGTGTTCAATCTAAGGAGAAGTGGACAACTTGTTGCTGGCTGGAATATCTTCCAAATATTTCATCAG GATGTATCCTGTATTCCGTGGAAGTTTTGGAAGGAATTTCTTGCTAACAGTCTGCTTCCATTTGCTGTTGCATATATCCTTCTTGGTCAGATAGTTAGCTTGGTGAATCAAAAG AGGAAATATTACATTTCTGTCATCATATCCTCGGTAATGATCGGTGTTACTGTGGGATGGCAGTTCCTTGCTTTCATCATGGCTTTTACTTCCATGGGATTTCTAGTTTCACTTCTGAAGCGGCCAAGCTTAGTGTGGCTTTTCACTCTCGGCGAGATCCTGCTATTTGGAATCGCAACAATCTCAAAGCAATGG CTGCAGTACGTGTCTCATCCCGGGCTAGCATTGGTCTGCCTCGGGACCAGCTCTTTCCGACTTTTCAGCTTTGGACTGGAATACTGCAAGCAGGCCGGTCGATTCCAGGAtcaaaaacaaagaataaactTTAACTTTACGGACCTCCTGAAGTACAATTTCTACTTTCCTGTGTTTGTGGCTGGTCCCCTCATGTCCTATGACCAATTTATGCTTCAG TTACAGAAACGCCGAAGTAATCGGTTTTGGCTCAGGTTCAGGACAAGTATCCCAGACGTTGTACTGTGCCTTTCAGTTATTCTATTGGTCGAGATAGCCACTCACTTCTTCTACTTTTACGGACTTGCAAAATCAGCCAGCATTGTGAAGAACATGAACCCTTCGACTGCAG CTGGTATAATATTCTGGTGTGTCTTACACCAATACTTGATCTACTTCGTGCTCTACGAATACTCAGCAGCGATAGCTCGGTTCGACGACCTGGAATTACCTAGGCCCCCGGCCTGTGTTTTCTCATATTTTACATTTCGAGATTACTGGAG ACTTGCTGACAGAGGGATGTACAACATGGTTGTGAA ATATATTTACATCCCATTCGTGCAGACGACACCTACACTGATGATGAAATCACTGGGGGCGCTATGCTGCTTTGGATTTATGGCTGCTTGGCACGGCGGGGAAAGGCATCACCTACTTTGGGCAACTCTCTGCTGGTTAGGGATCCAAGTTGAAGTGTTTGCTGTAGTACTATTTGAAATGAGATTCCTCAAGAGAATAACG GTAAAGGTTCCACCTCAATTATCCAGGAGGATACAAGGTCTGTTTTGGTGTCCAGTTTTCTTGCTTCTGGTGGTTGTCCACATGTTGTTAATTCTTGGAAGTTCCACATGGGACATTCTTTACATTCTGGCCTCCCAAAACG ACTACATGACCTGGACGATGGGCCTCTTATTCCTTTATTGTTTGATCCAGCTTTGCATCTCACGACAGATGAGCAGCAAATCGCACCGTGTCTAA